In Mycteria americana isolate JAX WOST 10 ecotype Jacksonville Zoo and Gardens chromosome 5, USCA_MyAme_1.0, whole genome shotgun sequence, one DNA window encodes the following:
- the LMO2 gene encoding rhombotin-2: MGGGNPVNVIGGRRGNSAGEKASRADSLCGGSGGRSHHRHATKEQSLPMSSAIERKSLDPSEEPVDEVLQIPPSLLTCGGCQQNIGDRYFLKAIDQYWHEDCLSCDLCGCRLGEVGRRLYYKLGRKLCRRDYLRLFGQDGLCASCDKRIRAYEMTMRVKDKVYHLECFKCAACQKHFCVGDRYLLINSDIVCEQDIYEWTKINGMI; this comes from the exons ATGGGAG GAGGAAATCCTGTGAATGTCattggggggcggagggggaacTCAGCTGGTGAAAAGGCTTCGAGAGCAGACAGCCTttgcgggggcagcgggggcagaTCCCACCACAGGCACGCTACAAAGGAACAATCCCTGCCAATGTCATCGGCCATCGAGAGGAAAAGCCTCGATCCTTCCGA GGAGCCAGTGGATGAAGTCCTCCAAATTCCCCCGTCGCTGCTGACATGCGGCGGTTGCCAGCAGAACATCGGGGACCGCTATTTCCTGAAAGCCATCGATCAGTACTGGCACGAAGACTGCCTCAGCTGCGACCTGTGCGGGTGCAGGCTGGGGGAAGTGGGGAGACGGTTGTATTACAAACTGGGCAGAAAGCTCTGCAGAAGGGACTATCTCAG GCTCTTCGGCCAAGATGGCCTCTGCGCCTCCTGCGACAAGCGAATCCGGGCTTACGAGATGACCATGCGGGTGAAGGACAAAGTGTATCACCTTGAATGCTTCAAATGTGCTGCCTGccagaaacatttctgtgttGGGGACAGATACCTCCTCATCAACTCCGACATAGTATGCGAACAGGACATCTACGAGTGGACTAAGATAAATGGAATGATCTAG